The Eleginops maclovinus isolate JMC-PN-2008 ecotype Puerto Natales chromosome 3, JC_Emac_rtc_rv5, whole genome shotgun sequence genome includes a region encoding these proteins:
- the LOC134861418 gene encoding LOW QUALITY PROTEIN: protein LYRIC-like (The sequence of the model RefSeq protein was modified relative to this genomic sequence to represent the inferred CDS: inserted 2 bases in 1 codon), whose product MEQWQEEASQQVKLLTSRLNELLSKGLGLLRSELGVDLGLKPELIPPWVILLAACSGLLLLVALWASTCRSLFKKRPDVSPLDDGFELKHAESKPVKSEEPKKKKKKAEKASQPNGRAVAEPQEEAIVSEEIVPHHQTPPPESKAEKAAELKKSKKKAKQAVKETKTLTAVGKEPEEGTWETKVSNKEKREQRKKDKGSSDGSNSPGGGHTPVNTPPEKPKASAAPXPPASQKKKKGESAKVKVEKVEAVVPAVNSGAVAVAAVTDTAVKVPTPTVSPKARPWTTTREPASLWKAELDESWTVIDRGMAPADPNLVSLTSLGVGTAEPEPVKDLPWLSHTKVGDEWSGLNGGSVDPSSDWNAPSEVWGNYEEETPKLPPAVEKPLPEPSKVDLLMVAADNDEDDKDKGDAADGAAKTKKKKKKKKKAAEEGGTTGQGEEPEKEAPPAASMKKQENAAAVQPVKAAAVEVRVEQPLKDTISQKPPVTQVPQKPTEGEFTAKQNSLSAPTQQNKPEESQAPKPAKKKKARRET is encoded by the exons atgGAGCAGTGGCAGGAGGAGGCCTCTCAGCAGGTCAAGCTGCTTACATCTCGTCTGAATGAACTGTTGTCCAAAGGTCTGGGACTGCTGCGCTCCGAGCTCGGCGTGGATTTGGGACTGAAGCCTGAGCTGATTCCGCCATGGGTGATCCTCTTAGCGGCATGTAGCGGGCTACTGCTGCTGGTCGCTTTGTGGGCCTCAACCTGCCGGTCTCTCTTCAAGAAACGACCCGATGTAAGCCCTCTGGACGATGGGTTTGAATTGAAGCACGCTGAGAGTAAACCTGTCAAATCCGAGGAaccgaagaaaaagaagaagaaggcagagAAGGCAT CCCAGCCTAATGGGAGAGCTGTTGCTGAACCACAGGAAGAAGCCATAGTATCTGAAGAGATAGTGCCACATCACCAGACGCCCCCACCAGAATCCAAGGCTGAGAAGGCTGCAGAG TTAAAGAAGTCTAAGAAGAAGGCCAAACAGGCTGTGAAGGAGACAAAGACTCTGACTGCTGTTGGCAAAGAACCGGAAGAAG GCACATGGGAGACCAAGGTCAGCAACAAGGAGAAGCGTGAGCAACGCAAGAAAGATAAGGGCTCCAGTGATGGCTCAAACAGTCCTggaggaggacacacacctgTGAACACTCCCCCAGAGAAGCCCAAGGCCTCTGCTGCCCC CCCGCCTGCcagccagaagaagaaaaaag gagaaTCTGCAAAAGTGAAAGTAGAGAAGGTTGAGGCTGTTGTACCTGCAG TTAATAGTGGGGCGGTGGCAGTGGCTGCTGTGACGGACACGGCTGTGAAGGTTCCTACTCCCACCGTCTCCCCGAAGGCCCGCCCCTGGACAACCACTAGAGAGCCAGCATCACTGTGGAAGGCGGAGCTtgatg agtcgTGGACAGTGATTGACAGGGGGATGGCCCCGGCGGATCCAAACCTGGTGTCTTTAACCAGCCTGGGTGTTGGTACTGCTG AGCCCGAGCCTGTGAAGGATCTGCCCTGGCTTAGTCACACCAAAGTGGGGGACGAGTGGTCTGGACTCA ATGGTGGATCAGTGGACCCCAGCTCTGACTGGAACGCCCCCTCTGAAGTCTGGGGCAACTACGAGGAGGAAACTCCTAAACTTCCTCCGGCTGTAGAAAAGCCGCTGCCGGAGCCCTCCAAGGTGGACCTCCTGATGGTGGCAGCT gaCAATGATGAAGATGATAAGGACAAGGGAGATGCTGCTGATGGTGCAGCTAAAactaagaagaagaaaaagaagaagaagaaggctgCTGAGGAGGGAGGAACCACTGGCCAG GGTGAGGAGCCAGAGAAGGAGGCCCCCCCTGCAGCCTCGATGAAGAAGCAGGAGAATGCTGCTGCCGTCCAGCCTGTCAAAGCAGCTGCTGTCGAG GTCAGAGTGGAGCAACCATTGAAGGACACCATATCCCAGAAACCCCCTGTCACACAAGTGCCACAGAAGCCAACTGAAGGAGAATTCACTGCCAAGCAGAACAGCCTTTCTGCTCCTACACAACAAA ACAAACCTGAGGAGAGCCAAGCACCCAAGCCggcgaagaagaagaaggccaGGAGAGAGACATGA
- the LOC134861452 gene encoding lysosomal-associated transmembrane protein 4B-like: MMLSPWDRWFSTSCCLCCHVRTGTIILGVWYMLINAVVLLILLTALSDPEQYHLTSAELANDLDVMDDANMCIASAISLLMILICGMATYGAYKLRPAWIIPFFCYQIFDFALNTLVAISIVVYPNTIQDYLQQLPDNFPYKEEIAALSNMCLALIVLIFISSILGFKAYLIACVWNCYRYVNGRGSEVLLYVTTNDTTVLLPPYDDSVSIPIKQAPPPYTTATA; this comes from the exons ATGATGCTCTCCCCGTGGGACCGCTGGTTCTCCACCAGCTGCTGCCTGTGCTGCCATGTCCGCACAGGAACCATCATCCTGGGGGTCTGGTACATG CTCATCAATGCTGTGGTGTTACTCATCCTGCTCACAGCGCTCAGTGATCCTGAGCAGTACCACCTGACCAGTGCTGAGTTGGCTAATGACCTGGATGTCATGGATGATGCCA ACATGTGCATTGCCTCTGCGATCTCTCTGCTGATGATACTCATATGTGGGATGGCAACATACGGTGCATACAAG CTGCGTCCCGCCTGGATCATCCCATTTTTCTGCTACCAAATATTCGACTTTGCTCTCAACACCCTGGTCGCTATCAGCATTGTGGTTTACCCCAACACGATACAGGATTACCTGCAGCAACTG CCTGATAACTTCCCTTACAAAGAGGAGATCGCTGCTCTCAGTAATATGTGCTTGGCCCTCATCGTGCTGATCTTCATCAGCTCTATTCTCGGCTTCAAG GCCTACCTGATAGCGTGTGTGTGGAACTGCTACAGATATGTGAACGGCCGGGGTTCTGAAGTCCTGCTCTATGTCACGACCAATGACACCACG GTGCTGCTGCCTCCGTATGATGACAGCGTCAGCATCCCTATCAAGCAGGCGCCCCCCCCCTACACCACCGCTACAGCATGA